The following proteins are encoded in a genomic region of Salmo trutta unplaced genomic scaffold, fSalTru1.1, whole genome shotgun sequence:
- the LOC115189506 gene encoding guanine nucleotide-binding protein G(I)/G(S)/G(O) subunit gamma-13: MEDLDLPQMKREVDSLQYQLAINREKSSITVTELVKWIEGCVCDDPFLNPELMRANPWVEKGKCVIL, translated from the exons ATGGAGGACCTGGACCTTCCCCAGATGAAGAGGGAGGTGGACAGTCTTCAGTACCAGCTGGCCATCAACAGAGAGAAATCATCCATCACTGTTACTGA GCTGGTGAAATGGAtcgaggggtgtgtgtgtgacgacCCGTTCCTGAACCCAGAGCTGATGAGGGCCAACCCCTGGGTGGAGAAAGGCAAATGTGTGATCCTctaa